In one window of Onychomys torridus chromosome 5, mOncTor1.1, whole genome shotgun sequence DNA:
- the Prpf4b gene encoding serine/threonine-protein kinase PRP4 homolog isoform X2 — protein MAAAEAPSLREQPEMDDADNSEKSVNEENGEVSEDQSQNKHSRHKKKKHKHRSKHKKHKHSSEEDRDKKHKHKHKHKKHKRKEIIDASDKEGLSPAKRTKLDDLALLEDLEKQRALIKAELDNELMEGKVQSGMGLILQGYESGSEEEGEIHEKARNGNRSSTRSSSTRGKLEITDNKNSAKKRSKSRSKERTRHRSDKRKSKGAVDMAREKANRSKSKERRKSISPSKRSKSQDQARKSKSPTLRRRSQEKIGKARTPTDEKIKIEDKGKIKDRKKSPIVNERSRDRAKKSRSPVDLRDKSKDRRSRSKERKSKRSEIDKDKKPIKSPSKDASSGKENRSPSRRPGRSPKRRSLSPKQRDKSRRSRSPLVNDRRSKQSKSPSRTLSPGRRAKSRSLERKRREPERRRLSSPRTRPRDDILSRCERSKDASPINRWSPTRRRSRSPIRRRSRSPLRRSRSPRRRSRSPRRRDRSRRSRSRLRRRSRSRGGHRRRSRSKVKEDKFKGSLSEGMKVEQESSSDDNLEDFDVEEEDEEALIEQRRIQRQAIVQKYKYLAEDSNISVPSEPSSPQSSTRSRSPSPDDILERVAADVKEYERENVDTFEASVKAKHNLMTVEQNNGSSQKKLLAPDMFTESDDMFAAYFDSARLRAAGIGKDFKENPNLRDNWTDAEGYYRVNIGEVLDKRYNVYGYTGQGVFSNVVRARDNARANQEVAVKIIRNNELMQKTGLKELEFLKKLNDADPDDKFHCLRLFRHFYHKQHLCLVFEPLSMNLREVLKKYGKDVGLHIKAVRSYSQQLFLALKLLKRCNILHADIKPDNILVNESKTILKLCDFGSASHVADNDITPYLVSRFYRAPEITAARVHS, from the exons ATGGCCGCTGCGGAGGCCCCGTCGTTGCGGGAGCAGCCGGA AATGGATGATGCTGATAATTCTGAGAAGAgtgtaaatgaagaaaatggagaagTGTCAGAAGACcaatctcaaaataaacataGTCGTCACAAAAAAAAGAAGCATAAACACAGAAGTAAACATAAGAAACATAAACATTCCTCAGAAGAAGATAGGgataaaaaacacaaacataagcataagcataagaaacacaaaagaaaagaaattatagatGCCTCTGACAAAGAAGGCCTCTCCCCTGCAAAAAGAACTAAACTTGATGATTTAGCTTTGCTGGAAGACTTGGAAAAACAGAGAGCCTTGATTAAAGCTGAGCTTGATAATGAGTTAATGGAGGGAAAGGTCCAGTCTGGAATGGGGCTCATTTTGCAAGGCTATGAGTCTGGCTCTGAAGAAGAAGGGGAGATTCATGAAAAGGCAAGAAATGGAAATAGATCCAGTACCAGGTCTTCCAGTACACGGGGGAAACTTGAAATTACGGACAACAAAAATAGTGCAAAAAAACGAAGTAAGAGCAGATCCAAAGAACGGACTAGACACAGGTcagacaaaaggaaaagcaagggAGCTGTTGACATGGCgagagagaaagcaaacaggAGCAAGTCCAAGGAGAGGAGGAAATCCATAAGTCCATCCAAAAGAAGCAAGTCTCAAGACCAAGCAAGAAAATCAAAGTCCCCTACCCTTAGACGGCGGTCTCAAGAAAAAATTGGGAAGGCCAGAACTCCTACTGATGAGAAGATTAAGATTGAAGATAAAGGTAAAATAAAGGATAGGAAGAAATCACCGATTGTAAATGAAAGAAGTCGAGATCGAGCTAAAAAATCCAGGTCCCCAGTTGATTTAAGAGATAAATCCAAAGACAGAAGGTCAAGGTCCAAAGAGCGAAAGTCAAAACGGTCTGAAATTGACAAAGACAAGAAGCCAATTAAATCTCCTTCAAAAGATGCCTCTTCTGGGAAGGAAAATAGGTCACCTAGTAGAAGACCTGGCCGGAGTCCTAAAAGAAGAAGTTTGTCTCCAAAACAGCGAGACAAGTCAAGAAGAAGTAGATCCCCACTTGTCAACGACAGAAGATCTAAGCAGAGCAAATCACCTTCTCGAACTCTGTCTCCAGGTAGAAGGGCCAAGAGCCGATCCTTAGAAAGAAAACGAAGAGAGCCAGAGAGGAGACGACTTTCTTCTCCAAG AACACGACCTCGAGATGATATCCTCAGTAGATGCGAACGATCAAAAGATGCCAGCCCCATTAATAGGTGGTCTCCAACCCGAAGAAGAAGTAGGTCTCCCATTAGAAGACGATCACGTTCCCCATTGAGACGCAGCAGGTCTCCAAGAAGAAGAAGCAGGTCTCCTCGGAGAAG AGATAGGAGTCGAAGGAGCAGGTCACGCTTGAGAAGAAGGTCTCGATCACGGGGTGGTCATAGGAGAAGGAGCAGAAGCAAAGTCAAAGAAGATAAATTTAAAGGAAGTCTCTCTGAAGGAATGAAAGTTGAGCAAGAGTCATCATCTGATGATAA ccttgAAGATTTTGAtgtagaggaagaagatgaagaggctCTAATAGAACAGAGGAGGATACAGAGGCAGGCGATTGTGCAG AAATATAAATATCTTGCTGAAGATAGCAATATATCTGTGCCATCTGAGCCAAGCAGCCCCCAGAGCAGCACGAGGTCACGATCACCTTCTCCAGATGACATCTTGGAGCGGGTAGCTGCTGATGTAAAAGAATATGAGCGGGAGAATGTTGACACATTTGAGGCTTCAGTAAAAGCCAAGCATAATCTGATGACGGTTGAACAGAATAATG GGTCATCTCAGAAGAAGCTTTTGGCGCCTGATATGTTTACAGAATCTGATGATATGTTTGCTGCTTATTTTGAT AGTGCTCGTCTCCGGGCTGCTGGCATTGGGAAAGATTTCAAAGAGAATCCCAACCTCAGAGATAATTGGACAGATGCAGAAGGCTATTATC gAGTGAACATCGGGGAAGTCCTAGATAAGCGTTATAATGTGTATGGCTACACTGGGCAGGGTGTGTTCAGCAATGTTGTACGTGCCAGGGATAATGCTAGAGCCAATCAGGAAGTGGCTGTAAAGATCATCAGAAACAATGAACTCAT gCAAAAGACTGGTTTAAAAGAACTAGAGTTCTTGAAAAAACTTAATGATGCTGATCCTGATGACAAGTTTCATTGCCTGCGCCTCTTCAGACACTTTTACCATAAGCAGCACCTCTGTCTTGTATTTGAGCCTCTCAG TATGAATTTGCGAGAGGTATTAAAAAAATATGGTAAGGATGTTGGTCTTCATATTAAAGCTGTAAGATCCTATAGTCAGCAGTTGTTCCTGGCATTGAAACTCCTTAAAAGATGCAATATCCTGCATGCAGATATCAAACCAGACAATATTCTG